Proteins from a genomic interval of Candidatus Korarchaeum sp.:
- a CDS encoding mannose-1-phosphate guanylyltransferase/mannose-6-phosphate isomerase, producing the protein MKVALVLAGGFGTRLWPLSRKDFPKQFAKIIGDSSTYQQSLKRAKLMADRIVVVTSSLYKYLAVGQAKEIDVNLDEDDLILEPERRNTAPAIYYSLMKISERFGSESIVIILPSDHVIMNDSELLKAYMKSLDAADDRVVLIGVPPSKPEGGLGYIKLGKEIIEGVREVEMFKEKPGQNEAINMLKEGNWVWNTMIMTFRASKMMDLIEKTLPGVSDPLRKFELNEAYKYVQEIDVSSGTLSKVPESLAVVVARELGWSDLGSFESVYELLQKDAEGNARSGKVRYHGARNNLILSKRLVALVNVNDMIVIDDEDAILVMPKGSGQDLKELVESMLKEELPEVIEHRVKYEEWGTKTILLTSENYEVSRLKIYPGRSLGPKRHFHRSIYWQVLSGTAKVILDGKESIIARGEGIRIPLGLPHSIINVGKIPLEVIEIATGEYLGSNDIEFLRD; encoded by the coding sequence ATGAAAGTAGCCCTCGTACTGGCCGGTGGATTCGGGACGAGGTTATGGCCCCTCAGTAGGAAGGACTTCCCGAAGCAATTCGCGAAGATAATAGGAGATTCTTCGACTTACCAACAATCTCTGAAGAGAGCTAAGCTCATGGCAGATAGGATAGTAGTAGTCACATCTAGTCTCTACAAATACCTAGCGGTGGGGCAGGCGAAGGAGATAGATGTGAACCTAGATGAGGACGACCTAATACTCGAGCCGGAGAGGAGGAACACCGCTCCAGCTATTTACTACAGTCTCATGAAGATAAGCGAGAGATTCGGGTCCGAATCGATAGTAATAATACTTCCATCGGATCACGTTATAATGAATGATTCTGAGCTCCTCAAGGCATATATGAAATCGCTGGATGCTGCTGATGATAGAGTAGTCCTCATAGGGGTCCCCCCATCCAAGCCAGAGGGAGGCTTAGGTTACATAAAACTGGGGAAGGAGATAATCGAGGGCGTGAGGGAAGTCGAGATGTTCAAGGAGAAACCGGGACAGAATGAAGCAATAAATATGCTTAAGGAGGGAAACTGGGTCTGGAATACGATGATAATGACATTCAGGGCTTCTAAGATGATGGATTTAATAGAGAAGACGTTGCCTGGAGTCTCAGATCCCCTGAGGAAGTTCGAATTGAATGAAGCATACAAATACGTTCAAGAGATAGATGTTAGCTCGGGAACGCTATCTAAGGTCCCAGAAAGCTTAGCAGTCGTTGTAGCGAGGGAATTAGGTTGGAGCGATCTAGGGAGCTTCGAGTCCGTATACGAGCTCCTCCAGAAGGACGCGGAGGGGAACGCGAGGAGTGGGAAGGTCAGGTATCATGGAGCTAGGAATAACTTGATACTCTCGAAGAGACTCGTAGCCCTCGTTAACGTGAATGACATGATAGTGATAGACGATGAGGACGCCATACTAGTGATGCCTAAGGGGAGCGGCCAAGACCTCAAGGAGTTAGTAGAGAGTATGCTGAAGGAGGAGCTCCCGGAAGTCATAGAGCACAGAGTGAAGTATGAGGAGTGGGGGACGAAGACAATACTTCTTACTAGCGAGAATTATGAGGTGAGCAGGCTGAAGATATATCCGGGCAGATCTCTAGGGCCTAAGAGGCACTTCCACAGGTCTATCTATTGGCAGGTCCTAAGCGGGACTGCCAAAGTGATCTTAGATGGGAAGGAATCCATTATAGCGAGAGGTGAGGGGATAAGGATACCTCTAGGGCTTCCCCATAGCATAATAAACGTCGGTAAGATCCCGCTGGAGGTTATAGAGATAGCCACGGGGGAGTACCTGGGTTCGAATGACATAGAGTTCTTGAGGGACTGA
- a CDS encoding nucleotidyltransferase domain-containing protein, whose amino-acid sequence MEVLNRRIEFRRSVIEGVRKWAEGLPFKATVILIGSYARGDFNLWSDVDIILIAEFPERSPVERLMRIDHPPGYEVIPLTPEEFADMFGRKEPMVMEALRSGIPIKDDMGILKRYLRS is encoded by the coding sequence ATGGAAGTACTTAACAGGAGGATCGAATTTAGGAGGAGTGTGATAGAAGGCGTTAGAAAGTGGGCTGAGGGGTTACCATTTAAAGCGACTGTAATCCTGATAGGTTCTTATGCTAGAGGTGATTTCAACCTGTGGAGCGATGTGGATATAATCCTCATAGCCGAATTCCCGGAGAGGAGTCCGGTGGAGAGGCTCATGAGAATAGACCATCCACCGGGCTATGAGGTGATACCCCTGACCCCCGAGGAATTCGCCGATATGTTCGGAAGGAAGGAGCCCATGGTCATGGAGGCGTTGAGGAGCGGTATTCCGATCAAGGATGATATGGGGATATTGAAGCGATATTTACGCTCCTAA
- a CDS encoding HEPN domain-containing protein, producing the protein MVYIVLDENEYSRWLKAAKNTLKSAQGDLERGDFNWACFKAQQASELSVKALLHGIGLPAYGRSVSKLLTNIPGIEVPEDILQGAITLDKYYVPARYPNAWPEGSPHEYFSKSDAMRAVKYAEEIIKWVEEVWKYLTGGSNLGGV; encoded by the coding sequence GTGGTATACATCGTGTTGGATGAGAATGAGTACTCGAGGTGGTTAAAAGCAGCTAAAAACACCTTAAAATCAGCTCAAGGAGATCTTGAGAGAGGAGATTTTAATTGGGCTTGCTTTAAGGCCCAGCAAGCTTCTGAGCTATCAGTTAAAGCACTACTGCACGGTATCGGGTTACCGGCTTACGGTCGCAGTGTATCGAAGTTATTAACGAACATTCCTGGGATCGAAGTGCCAGAGGATATTTTGCAAGGTGCGATCACTCTCGATAAGTACTACGTGCCTGCGAGGTACCCAAACGCATGGCCAGAGGGATCTCCTCACGAATATTTCTCGAAATCTGACGCTATGAGAGCCGTTAAATATGCTGAGGAGATCATAAAATGGGTTGAGGAAGTATGGAAGTACTTAACAGGAGGATCGAATTTAGGAGGAGTGTGA
- a CDS encoding ZIP family metal transporter yields the protein MVSEGSIQLAYLLESLIGRDPLIASSIAGAFVALTTSSGAAMILILRREKLSLHFSMAFAAGIMLVASFTSLILPAIGASSFPTVSLGIISGFGAILVVERLIPHEHPILGYEGPESARRLLRKAWLIAIAILIHNFPEGIAVGVSVAYSIPLGIATAIAIGIQDIPEGFAVALPVSSTGGKKLGFLIGVLSGVSEFLMAIIGTLIFTELKELLPIGMGFAGGAMLFITLKEVIPEVYGENYSTLKATLGLLIGFMVMLYLDSAL from the coding sequence ATGGTCTCAGAGGGATCCATTCAGCTGGCATACCTCCTCGAGTCACTGATCGGGAGGGACCCCTTGATAGCTAGCTCAATAGCTGGAGCCTTCGTGGCTCTCACCACTAGCTCAGGCGCGGCTATGATCCTCATACTCAGAAGAGAGAAGCTGAGCTTACACTTCTCGATGGCATTCGCCGCTGGCATAATGCTAGTGGCCAGTTTCACTAGCTTGATACTTCCAGCGATAGGAGCCTCCTCCTTCCCCACGGTCTCACTAGGGATAATCTCGGGATTCGGAGCTATATTGGTAGTTGAGAGGTTGATCCCGCATGAGCACCCGATCTTGGGTTATGAGGGCCCTGAGTCAGCGAGACGTTTGCTCAGGAAGGCCTGGCTGATAGCGATAGCTATCTTGATACATAACTTCCCTGAGGGAATAGCTGTTGGCGTCTCAGTGGCATACTCAATACCGCTCGGCATAGCTACAGCTATAGCGATAGGGATCCAGGACATACCGGAGGGCTTCGCTGTAGCGCTTCCCGTCAGCTCCACGGGAGGGAAGAAGCTTGGCTTCCTCATAGGGGTGCTAAGCGGGGTGAGCGAGTTTCTAATGGCTATAATAGGGACTCTAATCTTCACGGAACTCAAGGAATTGCTTCCAATAGGGATGGGCTTCGCTGGAGGTGCTATGCTCTTCATCACTCTGAAGGAGGTGATACCGGAGGTATATGGGGAGAATTACTCCACGTTGAAGGCTACATTAGGGCTCCTCATAGGATTTATGGTGATGCTATACCTAGATTCAGCTCTCTAA
- a CDS encoding thioesterase family protein has product MGLEPGLRGTFEFKVEERFSTGHVGIQVLSTPGMIAMMELASMKLVQPYLDERSTTVGTRICVDHKAPAPIGASISVTSELISIEGRKLVFRVSAHWGDKLLGEGSHERFIVDKEKFSAKLKEELK; this is encoded by the coding sequence ATGGGATTGGAGCCGGGGCTGAGAGGGACTTTCGAGTTCAAGGTCGAGGAGAGGTTTTCAACAGGGCATGTGGGCATTCAAGTGCTCTCCACACCAGGGATGATAGCGATGATGGAGCTAGCCTCTATGAAGCTCGTCCAACCTTATCTGGATGAGAGGAGCACTACTGTGGGTACTAGGATCTGTGTCGACCATAAGGCACCAGCGCCAATTGGTGCCAGCATATCCGTCACTTCAGAGCTCATCTCAATAGAGGGGAGGAAGCTCGTCTTCAGGGTATCAGCTCACTGGGGGGATAAGCTCTTAGGGGAGGGCTCTCACGAGAGGTTCATCGTGGATAAGGAGAAGTTCTCAGCGAAGCTCAAGGAGGAGTTAAAGTGA
- a CDS encoding endonuclease III, with protein sequence MRDGKEILRRLSALDFREDEYASLVASRSSNPFETLVATVISQNTNDKNTMRAMENLKGRLGYLTPEKIIELSDEELEELIRPAGLHKQKAKYLKLIAERLSGGVLEEILSLETEEARNRLLEIPGIGPKTADVLLSFMGRETVGVDRHIARVSSRLGISDGSYEGTRRALMDIFDKKDYLRAHLLLIKLGREYCRPRNPRCGECPLRDICDFSHSLKPGDSY encoded by the coding sequence GTGAGAGATGGTAAGGAGATATTGAGGAGACTTTCCGCCCTAGATTTCAGGGAGGATGAATATGCTTCTTTAGTGGCCTCTAGGTCCTCGAACCCATTCGAGACCCTAGTGGCTACAGTGATATCTCAGAATACCAACGATAAGAACACTATGAGAGCTATGGAGAACCTCAAGGGGAGGCTGGGATACTTAACTCCGGAGAAGATAATTGAGTTGAGCGATGAGGAGCTCGAGGAGTTGATAAGGCCCGCTGGCTTGCATAAGCAGAAGGCAAAGTACCTGAAGCTGATAGCTGAGAGGCTATCTGGGGGAGTTTTGGAGGAGATATTGAGCCTTGAGACTGAAGAAGCTAGGAATAGACTCCTAGAGATCCCTGGAATAGGACCCAAAACGGCTGATGTGCTCCTCAGCTTCATGGGGAGGGAGACTGTGGGCGTGGACAGGCATATAGCTAGGGTCTCATCGAGGCTGGGGATATCCGATGGGAGTTATGAGGGAACTAGGAGAGCTCTCATGGATATTTTCGATAAAAAGGATTATTTAAGGGCTCATTTACTTTTAATAAAGCTGGGAAGAGAGTATTGCAGGCCGAGGAACCCGAGGTGCGGGGAGTGCCCCTTGAGGGATATCTGTGATTTCTCACATTCTCTCAAGCCTGGGGATTCCTATTAA